A genomic stretch from Dehalococcoidia bacterium includes:
- a CDS encoding response regulator transcription factor: MARVTVIAARPAVRAGLTALLAEEGVEVAGAWPTFESWARDRLAPASDVLLLDPGSTTEIEEGAAVAPLQPIVVLGPVSDEGRLIAALSGRPWGYLPRDASGERLAAAVRAVSNGLVALDPEMASRVVGRAVLSSDDAGDELTPREREVLQLIAMGLSNKAIASRLAISEHTVKFHVASILGRLGATSRTDAVRIGARRGLVVL; this comes from the coding sequence GTGGCGCGCGTCACCGTTATCGCAGCAAGGCCAGCGGTGCGCGCTGGGCTCACCGCCCTGCTCGCTGAGGAGGGGGTCGAGGTTGCCGGCGCCTGGCCTACCTTCGAGTCGTGGGCTCGCGACCGGCTCGCCCCGGCGAGCGACGTTCTTCTCCTCGACCCCGGGAGCACGACCGAGATTGAAGAGGGAGCAGCCGTCGCGCCGCTCCAGCCGATTGTCGTGCTCGGGCCAGTCAGCGACGAGGGACGGCTGATCGCGGCGCTGAGCGGACGGCCGTGGGGCTATCTCCCGCGCGATGCGAGCGGCGAGCGCTTGGCCGCAGCCGTGCGCGCCGTGTCGAACGGGCTTGTCGCGCTTGACCCCGAAATGGCGAGCCGGGTTGTCGGGAGGGCAGTGCTCTCCTCCGACGATGCCGGCGATGAGCTCACCCCACGCGAGCGCGAGGTGCTGCAGCTGATTGCGATGGGGCTCTCGAACAAAGCGATCGCCAGCCGCCTTGCGATCAGCGAGCACACGGTGAAGTTCCATGTCGCTTCGATTTTGGGGCGCCTCGGCGCGACAAGCCGAACCGACGCTGTTCGAATCGGCGCGCGGCGGGGCCTAGTGGTGTTGTGA
- a CDS encoding S1C family serine protease: MSAFITIADAATTLARQVQATVVHVRSRGGSGSGIIWRADGQVVTNHHVAPTDRAEIETADGRRFPAHVEARDPSNDLAILMPDVPLSGLPTAQVGDSTRLRVGQLVIAVGNPFGMKGAVTIGIISQAAPPRPGQRELIRANIVLQPGNSGGPLVDAAGRVIGVNAMVTGPGSGLAVPVHLVCRLVAATTAPRLGIVGRDVELGPLARWAGLEKSSAVILTEVAAGYPADRAGLLPGDIVIGLNGQPITASREMVHVLSTRRPADPVWFRVLRGGQLRDVIISPTAA; encoded by the coding sequence ATGTCGGCCTTCATAACGATTGCGGATGCAGCAACGACGCTCGCCCGTCAGGTGCAGGCGACGGTCGTCCACGTGCGCTCGCGGGGCGGCAGCGGCAGCGGGATCATCTGGCGGGCGGACGGGCAGGTCGTCACCAACCATCACGTCGCGCCGACTGACCGCGCCGAGATCGAAACGGCTGACGGGAGACGCTTCCCCGCTCATGTCGAGGCGCGTGACCCAAGCAACGACCTCGCGATCCTCATGCCGGATGTTCCCCTCTCGGGGCTGCCGACCGCGCAGGTCGGCGACTCGACGCGGCTCCGGGTCGGTCAGCTGGTCATCGCGGTCGGCAACCCCTTCGGCATGAAAGGCGCCGTGACGATCGGGATCATCAGCCAAGCTGCGCCTCCCCGCCCCGGCCAGCGCGAACTGATCCGAGCGAACATTGTTCTGCAGCCGGGAAACTCCGGCGGCCCCTTGGTCGATGCTGCCGGTCGGGTGATCGGCGTCAACGCCATGGTGACGGGGCCGGGCAGCGGGCTGGCCGTGCCGGTCCACCTCGTCTGCCGACTGGTCGCCGCAACGACAGCACCTCGGCTCGGGATCGTCGGGAGAGACGTCGAGCTTGGCCCTCTCGCTCGCTGGGCAGGCCTCGAAAAGTCGAGCGCCGTCATCCTGACGGAGGTGGCAGCTGGCTATCCCGCCGACCGCGCGGGGCTGCTCCCCGGCGATATCGTTATCGGTCTGAACGGGCAGCCCATTACCGCCTCGCGCGAGATGGTCCACGTGCTCTCGACCCGCCGACCGGCCGATCCTGTCTGGTTCCGCGTGCTGCGCGGCGGTCAGCTCCGGGATGTCATCATCTCCCCGACGGCAGCCTAA